Proteins encoded within one genomic window of Amorphoplanes friuliensis DSM 7358:
- a CDS encoding S1 family peptidase yields MSLLRWKALALRAGAAAATGILLGGFAVATTAAAAPDATALQAAYDRAQQIFGELPYGKNALGARVASSGVDPADGAVTITLANYSDKLAGKLRDRYGADLVVRPGELPRLARLRISKSQAQLSRADAVTPLLEGLCANETYCSPTRGGVLLEGQSGGSYYHCTATVLGTVSGSPANATLTAGHCFDQSAPVYAGRSNPEIGGYQLGTVSSRRFSGNVDAEAIRWSTGNTAYNYLNNCVYIYSSDCRRITGGGGGSVGMAVQKSGITTGITSGTLTRLNVSVNVADEDGTVTQLTNQFETTACVIPGDSGGPLFSGGLLLGISSSVGGLNSSGNCTSSTRSYFSTINASMQAVGFSARYTP; encoded by the coding sequence GTGTCATTACTGCGATGGAAGGCCCTTGCCCTGCGCGCAGGCGCGGCGGCGGCCACCGGCATCCTTCTCGGCGGGTTCGCGGTCGCCACCACCGCTGCCGCCGCCCCGGACGCGACCGCACTTCAGGCGGCGTACGACCGGGCCCAGCAGATCTTCGGCGAGCTGCCGTACGGCAAGAATGCGCTCGGGGCGAGGGTCGCGTCGAGCGGTGTCGACCCTGCCGACGGGGCTGTCACGATCACGCTCGCCAACTACAGCGACAAGCTGGCCGGCAAGCTCCGCGACCGCTACGGCGCGGATCTGGTCGTCCGGCCGGGTGAGCTCCCGAGACTGGCCCGGCTGCGCATCAGCAAGAGCCAGGCCCAGCTGAGCAGGGCCGACGCCGTCACGCCGCTTCTCGAAGGGCTGTGCGCGAACGAGACGTACTGCTCACCGACCCGGGGCGGCGTGCTCCTGGAGGGTCAGTCGGGTGGTTCCTACTACCACTGCACCGCGACCGTCCTCGGCACTGTCAGCGGCAGCCCGGCCAATGCGACCTTGACCGCCGGACACTGCTTCGACCAGTCCGCCCCGGTCTACGCGGGCCGCAGCAACCCCGAGATCGGCGGCTATCAGCTCGGCACCGTCAGCAGCCGCCGCTTTTCCGGCAACGTCGACGCCGAGGCGATCCGCTGGTCGACCGGCAACACCGCCTACAACTACCTCAACAACTGCGTCTACATCTATTCGAGCGACTGCCGCCGGATCACCGGGGGCGGTGGCGGCAGCGTCGGCATGGCGGTGCAGAAGAGCGGCATCACGACCGGCATCACGAGCGGCACCCTCACGCGGCTCAACGTCAGTGTCAACGTCGCGGACGAGGACGGCACCGTCACGCAGCTGACCAACCAGTTCGAGACCACGGCCTGCGTGATTCCCGGCGACAGCGGCGGGCCGCTCTTCTCCGGCGGGCTGTTGCTCGGCATCAGCTCGTCGGTGGGTGGGCTAAACTCCAGCGGCAACTGCACGTCGAGCACACGGTCGTACTTCAGCACGATCAACGCCAGCATGCAGGCCGTCGGCTTCAGCGCGCGGTACACGCCTTGA
- a CDS encoding M1 family metallopeptidase, translating into MRRKLLCAVLAGGLAITPGGPAGAAPARDYRPGSAGLGDVWYPLEGNGGYDVAHYDLSLSYDPGSGRLDGTARVDAVATQNLSRFDLDLQQLDVTRVLVDGRPASFRRDGQELVITPRRGIPARSRFQVAVTYGGVPQPLGGPTPYGFVRTGDGMVTLNVQDGASTWFPGNDHPSDKATFRFTITVPDGLDVVANGRRVSTRTHGGRTTHVWSETAPMATYLATVDVGRWRVRKGRTPGGIPEYVAVDPALGTGADDPMPQFWNRTAEVVDRWTQIFGPYPFDSTVAIVVLARHNGVQVPFSAETQTRPVYSAADSDEIIAHELAHQWFGDSVGITRWNEVWLSEGFAVFANWYFDELRGGTTVHDQARQVYQAHPADDPFWTIPLTGPDRPTDAAGERIYFGGALVLQMLRQELGDPTFFRVLRAWTRDHRHGTATTTDFMETATRTSGRDLAPFFRTWVYSPTRPALPDNAEQPRSSVAHDGAERQPFPRHRQSSSDAPSPGLHPEGTPPGRS; encoded by the coding sequence ATGCGACGCAAACTCCTGTGCGCGGTGCTGGCCGGCGGCTTGGCGATCACGCCCGGCGGTCCGGCGGGTGCCGCACCGGCCCGTGACTACCGGCCGGGCTCCGCCGGGTTGGGCGACGTCTGGTACCCGCTCGAAGGCAACGGTGGTTACGACGTGGCGCACTACGACCTCAGCCTCTCCTACGACCCGGGCAGCGGCCGCCTGGACGGCACCGCCCGGGTCGACGCCGTCGCGACCCAGAACCTGTCCCGCTTCGATCTCGACCTTCAGCAGCTCGACGTGACCAGGGTGCTCGTCGACGGACGCCCGGCCTCGTTCCGGCGTGACGGCCAGGAACTGGTGATCACTCCCCGTCGGGGCATCCCGGCCCGCTCCCGGTTCCAGGTGGCGGTGACCTACGGCGGTGTGCCGCAGCCGCTGGGCGGGCCGACACCGTACGGCTTCGTCCGCACCGGTGACGGCATGGTCACCCTGAACGTGCAAGACGGTGCCTCCACCTGGTTCCCCGGCAACGACCACCCGTCGGACAAGGCGACGTTCCGCTTCACGATCACGGTGCCGGACGGGCTGGACGTGGTCGCCAACGGTCGCCGGGTGTCGACGCGTACCCATGGGGGCCGAACCACCCACGTCTGGTCCGAAACCGCCCCGATGGCGACCTACCTGGCCACCGTCGACGTCGGACGCTGGCGGGTCCGGAAGGGCCGAACCCCGGGCGGCATCCCCGAGTACGTGGCGGTGGACCCGGCTCTCGGCACGGGGGCCGACGACCCGATGCCCCAGTTCTGGAACCGCACCGCCGAGGTGGTCGACCGGTGGACGCAGATCTTCGGCCCGTACCCGTTCGACTCGACCGTGGCGATCGTGGTGCTGGCCCGGCACAACGGCGTCCAGGTCCCGTTCTCCGCGGAGACCCAGACCCGGCCGGTCTACTCGGCGGCCGACAGCGACGAGATCATCGCCCACGAACTGGCCCACCAGTGGTTCGGCGACAGCGTCGGCATCACCCGCTGGAACGAGGTGTGGCTGAGCGAGGGCTTCGCCGTCTTCGCCAACTGGTACTTCGACGAACTCCGCGGCGGAACCACCGTCCACGACCAGGCCCGCCAGGTGTACCAGGCCCACCCGGCCGACGACCCCTTCTGGACCATCCCGCTCACCGGCCCGGACCGCCCCACCGACGCAGCCGGCGAACGAATCTACTTCGGCGGCGCCCTGGTGCTGCAGATGCTCCGTCAGGAACTCGGTGACCCGACCTTCTTCCGGGTGCTACGCGCCTGGACGCGGGACCACCGCCACGGCACGGCCACGACGACCGATTTCATGGAGACAGCGACCCGCACCTCCGGCCGAGACCTCGCCCCCTTCTTCCGCACCTGGGTCTACTCGCCCACCCGGCCCGCCCTCCCGGACAATGCCGAGCAACCGCGTTCCTCCGTCGCCCACGATGGCGCGGAACGTCAACCATTTCCCCGTCATCGTCAGTCTTCTAGCGACGCACCGTCGCCCGGACTTCATCCGGAAGGAACGCCACCTGGTCGATCATGA
- a CDS encoding DUF72 domain-containing protein, translating into MWTLKSWQGRFVEHPLPAQERLRAYAGWCNAVEGNTTFYATPSPDTVASWAEQTDPGFRFVLKLPKHITHERRLLEADEPLRIFLEAMSPLGPRIHTLWIQLPGSFGPADLPTLDRFLQGLPPRHRYAVEVRHASFFENPGPLEEVLSATGAEWIPFDTTAFFETPPTSDAEREAWTKKPRMPRRTVALTDRPIVRYLGRDSTAETVAGWQPWITTVVDWLREGRSPTVFLHTPDNADAPDLARRFHTEVRTRFPSLAPLPDPTPIAPLTLF; encoded by the coding sequence ATGTGGACCCTCAAGTCCTGGCAGGGCCGCTTCGTCGAACACCCGCTCCCTGCCCAGGAACGCCTGCGGGCGTATGCGGGCTGGTGCAACGCCGTCGAGGGCAACACGACCTTCTACGCCACCCCGTCACCCGACACGGTCGCCTCGTGGGCGGAGCAGACCGACCCCGGCTTCCGCTTCGTGCTCAAACTCCCGAAGCACATCACCCACGAACGCCGCCTCCTCGAAGCCGACGAGCCCCTCCGCATCTTCCTCGAGGCGATGTCACCGCTCGGCCCCCGGATCCACACCCTCTGGATCCAGCTCCCCGGCTCCTTCGGCCCCGCCGACCTCCCCACCCTCGACCGTTTCCTCCAGGGCCTCCCACCCCGTCACCGGTACGCCGTGGAGGTCCGCCACGCGTCGTTCTTCGAGAACCCCGGCCCCCTCGAAGAAGTCCTGTCGGCCACCGGCGCCGAGTGGATCCCCTTCGACACCACCGCGTTCTTCGAGACCCCACCCACCAGCGACGCCGAACGCGAAGCCTGGACCAAAAAACCCCGCATGCCCCGCCGCACGGTGGCCCTGACCGACCGCCCGATCGTCCGCTACCTCGGCCGCGACTCCACGGCCGAAACGGTCGCGGGCTGGCAGCCCTGGATCACCACCGTGGTCGACTGGCTCCGCGAAGGCCGCTCACCCACGGTCTTCCTCCACACCCCGGACAACGCCGACGCCCCCGACCTCGCCCGCCGCTTCCACACCGAGGTCCGCACCCGATTCCCGTCCTTGGCGCCCCTCCCGGACCCCACCCCCATCGCCCCTCTGACGCTCTTCTGA
- a CDS encoding ArsR/SmtB family transcription factor — protein MSSNQEFPDYDLPDTVSVSTPAQLRAIADPLRTTVLDLVLERAATVAELSAAVGRPKSTVAHHVNVLLEAGLLRVVRTRRVRAIDERYYGRTGRTIHVGVVRRPGETETPVCVNGLSVAAAESVPAHEDDRLYTTLRHVRIAREDAAAFWQRVEELVRDFTQLPRSGDTVYGLVAGLYPTEHPTLPESA, from the coding sequence ATGTCGAGCAATCAAGAGTTCCCCGATTACGACCTGCCGGACACGGTCTCGGTGTCGACCCCCGCCCAGCTCCGGGCCATCGCCGACCCGCTGCGCACCACTGTCCTCGACTTGGTGCTCGAACGCGCCGCCACGGTGGCCGAGCTGTCCGCCGCGGTCGGCCGGCCCAAGAGCACGGTCGCCCACCACGTCAACGTCCTGCTCGAGGCCGGTCTCCTGCGTGTCGTCCGCACCCGGCGGGTCCGGGCGATCGACGAGCGCTACTACGGGCGTACCGGTAGGACGATCCATGTCGGTGTGGTCCGCCGCCCGGGCGAAACCGAAACCCCGGTCTGCGTCAACGGCCTGTCCGTCGCCGCCGCCGAGTCGGTCCCGGCCCACGAGGACGATCGCCTCTACACCACACTGCGCCACGTCCGGATCGCCCGCGAGGACGCCGCCGCCTTCTGGCAACGCGTCGAAGAACTCGTCCGCGACTTCACCCAGCTGCCCCGCTCCGGCGACACGGTCTACGGCCTGGTCGCCGGCCTCTACCCGACCGAACACCCCACCCTCCCGGAGTCCGCATGA
- a CDS encoding dienelactone hydrolase family protein gives MAEVLLFHHALGLTEGVLAFADGIRQAGHTVHTPDLYDGHTFTTVDEGLAYARKVGVQERGVRAAADLPTGLVYGGFSLGVMAAQQLAQTRPGARGALFFHSCLPVEEFGDAWPADVPVQIHAKEADPFFVDDGDLEAAQALVASAPRAELFVYPGNEHLFLDSGLADFDAEATELVSRRVKDFLAAL, from the coding sequence ATGGCTGAGGTGTTGTTGTTCCACCACGCGCTGGGCCTGACCGAGGGTGTTCTCGCCTTCGCCGACGGGATCCGGCAGGCCGGTCACACGGTCCACACCCCGGATCTCTACGACGGCCACACCTTCACCACCGTGGACGAAGGCCTCGCGTACGCCCGGAAGGTCGGCGTGCAGGAGCGCGGGGTTCGCGCCGCCGCAGACTTGCCGACCGGGCTCGTGTACGGCGGTTTTTCGCTCGGTGTCATGGCGGCGCAGCAGCTGGCGCAGACCCGGCCCGGTGCCCGGGGTGCGCTCTTCTTCCACTCCTGCCTGCCGGTCGAGGAGTTCGGTGACGCCTGGCCGGCGGACGTGCCCGTGCAGATCCACGCGAAGGAGGCCGACCCGTTTTTTGTGGACGACGGTGATCTCGAGGCCGCGCAGGCGCTGGTCGCCTCGGCGCCGCGGGCGGAGCTGTTCGTCTATCCGGGGAACGAGCACCTGTTCCTGGACTCCGGCCTGGCGGATTTCGACGCGGAGGCCACCGAGCTGGTCAGCCGCCGGGTGAAGGACTTCCTGGCCGCGCTCTAG
- a CDS encoding DM13 domain-containing protein encodes MKKRLLAVAVLVLVAGGLYWFQPWRLVTSTTVDEALTPVAAPVSSAPVSSAPSSSSSPSPAGPVVVSEGDFVTHEHTTKGTARLVRKPDGRHQIEFAGLDTSDGPDLRVWLTDQKVGTGQSAWQVFDDGKYVELGKLKGNRGDQVYTVPADVDVEKFRSVSIWCKRFSVSFGAAGLS; translated from the coding sequence GTGAAAAAACGTCTCCTGGCTGTCGCGGTGCTGGTGCTCGTCGCCGGTGGTCTCTACTGGTTCCAGCCTTGGAGGCTGGTCACCAGCACGACGGTCGACGAGGCGCTCACGCCGGTCGCCGCACCTGTCTCGTCCGCACCTGTCTCGTCCGCGCCCTCTTCCTCTTCTTCTCCTTCTCCCGCTGGTCCTGTGGTGGTCAGCGAGGGTGACTTCGTCACTCACGAACACACCACCAAGGGCACCGCTCGGCTCGTCCGCAAGCCGGACGGCCGCCACCAGATCGAGTTCGCCGGTCTGGACACCTCGGACGGCCCGGACCTGCGGGTCTGGCTCACCGATCAGAAGGTCGGCACCGGGCAGTCGGCCTGGCAGGTCTTCGACGACGGCAAGTACGTCGAGCTCGGCAAGCTCAAGGGCAACCGCGGCGACCAGGTCTACACGGTCCCCGCGGACGTCGACGTGGAGAAATTCCGCAGCGTCAGCATCTGGTGCAAGCGCTTCTCGGTCTCGTTCGGCGCGGCCGGCCTCAGCTAG
- a CDS encoding DUF1295 domain-containing protein, producing the protein MITLFLGTAAAALAVLLVAFVIGVRTGKHKGVDVAWGLGFAAVAVTGLVITGFTPVGWLVTALTVIWGVRLATHIGLRGRGAPEDPRYAELLSQAPGNPTWYAFRMIYLLQGALVWFVSLPVQLAQKYASPSWWLIIGVVLWLVGFAFETIGDAQLARFRSSPSSKGQVLDSGLWRYTRHPNYFGDACVWWGLFALACLHWTGWLTLLSPLVMTWFLARKTGKPLLETHLARTRPGYPDYVARTSGFFPWPPRRSVSDR; encoded by the coding sequence GTGATCACCCTCTTCCTCGGTACGGCCGCAGCCGCGCTCGCGGTCCTCCTGGTGGCGTTCGTGATCGGTGTCCGCACCGGCAAGCACAAGGGTGTCGACGTCGCCTGGGGGCTCGGCTTCGCGGCCGTCGCGGTGACCGGCCTCGTCATCACCGGCTTCACCCCGGTCGGCTGGCTGGTGACGGCCCTGACGGTGATCTGGGGCGTCCGCCTCGCCACACACATCGGCCTTCGCGGCCGCGGCGCCCCGGAGGACCCCCGTTACGCCGAGCTGCTGTCTCAAGCCCCCGGCAACCCCACCTGGTACGCGTTCCGGATGATCTACCTGCTGCAGGGTGCACTGGTCTGGTTCGTGTCCCTGCCCGTCCAGCTCGCCCAGAAGTACGCCTCACCGTCGTGGTGGCTGATCATCGGGGTGGTGCTGTGGCTGGTCGGCTTCGCCTTCGAGACGATCGGTGACGCCCAGCTGGCACGCTTCCGCTCCTCACCGTCGTCGAAGGGCCAGGTGCTGGACAGCGGACTGTGGCGGTACACCCGGCACCCGAACTACTTCGGCGACGCGTGCGTGTGGTGGGGCCTCTTCGCCCTCGCGTGTCTGCATTGGACAGGCTGGCTGACGCTGCTGTCGCCGCTCGTGATGACGTGGTTCCTGGCCCGCAAGACCGGAAAACCGCTGCTGGAGACCCATCTCGCCCGTACCCGCCCCGGCTACCCGGACTACGTCGCCCGGACGAGCGGCTTCTTCCCGTGGCCACCGCGGCGTTCCGTAAGCGATCGGTAA
- a CDS encoding SAM-dependent methyltransferase, producing the protein MTALAVESGIAGQLAALVSPLAGGALPVRLRAWDGSESGPAGGPVLVIRDRKALRRLMWSPDELGLAQAYIAGEIDVEGDLGAGLRQVWQQARARGLARGGVRVGLGDKLRAVRTLLRLGVLGPKPPAPDVQARIVGDLHSRERDRAAISYHYDLSNEFYALILDERMAYSCGYWTSDAPGYGLAEAQTDKLDLVCRKLGLEPGMRLLDVGCGWGALGLHAAKNYGVTVTGVTLSREQLAFAQARVGGLPVDFRLQDYRDVADGPYDAISTIEMGEHVGQGQYPVFAAQLHRLLRPEGRLLVQQMSRGATAPGGGAFIESYVAPDMHMRPVGQTVDLLEQAGLEVRDVHALREHYVRTVGVWLETLEARWDAVVALVGEPMARVWRLYLVGGALTFEEGRMGVDQILAVRPTETGVSGMPATR; encoded by the coding sequence GTGACCGCTCTCGCCGTGGAATCCGGGATCGCCGGACAGCTCGCCGCCCTCGTCTCACCCCTGGCCGGTGGTGCACTGCCCGTGCGGCTGCGGGCCTGGGACGGCTCGGAGTCCGGTCCCGCCGGCGGGCCGGTGCTCGTGATCCGCGACCGGAAAGCGTTGCGGCGCCTGATGTGGAGCCCGGACGAGCTGGGGCTGGCTCAGGCGTACATCGCGGGGGAGATCGACGTCGAGGGTGACCTCGGTGCGGGTCTGCGTCAGGTGTGGCAGCAGGCGCGGGCGCGCGGTCTGGCCCGCGGCGGCGTCCGCGTGGGCCTCGGCGACAAGCTCCGGGCCGTCCGGACGCTGCTGCGGCTCGGGGTCCTCGGGCCGAAACCGCCGGCGCCCGACGTGCAGGCGCGGATCGTCGGCGACCTGCACTCCCGCGAACGGGACCGCGCGGCGATCAGCTACCACTACGACCTCTCGAACGAGTTCTACGCGCTGATCCTGGACGAGCGGATGGCGTACTCGTGCGGGTACTGGACGTCGGACGCGCCCGGGTACGGCCTGGCCGAGGCGCAGACCGACAAGCTCGACCTGGTCTGCCGCAAACTCGGCCTCGAGCCGGGCATGCGGCTGCTCGACGTCGGCTGCGGCTGGGGTGCGCTCGGCCTGCACGCGGCGAAGAACTACGGCGTGACCGTCACAGGCGTGACGTTGTCCCGCGAACAACTGGCCTTCGCGCAGGCTCGCGTCGGTGGCCTCCCGGTGGACTTCCGCCTGCAGGACTACCGCGACGTCGCCGACGGCCCCTACGACGCGATCTCGACGATCGAGATGGGCGAACACGTCGGCCAGGGGCAGTACCCCGTCTTCGCCGCCCAGCTCCACCGCCTGCTGCGTCCCGAGGGCCGCCTGCTCGTCCAGCAGATGTCGCGCGGCGCGACCGCACCCGGCGGCGGCGCGTTCATCGAGTCCTACGTGGCGCCCGACATGCACATGCGGCCCGTCGGGCAGACCGTCGACCTGCTCGAGCAGGCGGGACTCGAGGTGCGTGACGTGCACGCGTTGCGCGAGCACTATGTGCGTACCGTCGGGGTCTGGCTCGAAACGCTCGAAGCGCGCTGGGACGCGGTGGTCGCGCTGGTCGGTGAGCCGATGGCCCGCGTGTGGCGGCTCTACCTGGTCGGCGGGGCGCTGACCTTCGAGGAGGGCCGGATGGGCGTCGACCAGATCCTCGCGGTCCGTCCGACGGAGACCGGCGTCAGCGGCATGCCGGCCACCCGGTGA
- a CDS encoding SAM-dependent methyltransferase translates to MTTVLSPVADRIDPGRWPDVAATPRSRTRGVVAAAVFRRIVERLPLRVAYPGGAVTGSTGPTMRIHRPQAFFARLGADGLIGFGESYQAGDWDADDLVGVLTVFAQQMGTLVPPRLQWLRRFHGPRAPRAERNTVEGSRRNIHRHYDLSNDLFALFLDESMSYSSALFDRSQDFTLAQHRKIDRLLDATGVRSGTRVLEIGTGWGELAIRAARRGARVLSVTLSTEQRSLALRRAAEAGVADRVDVRLRDYREIEPVAGGYDAILSVEMIEAVGEAYWPTYAATLERHLAPGGSVGLQTITMADDRLAETRNTYTWIHKYVFPGGLVPSVPAIEAVLGRAGLAVRDRLDFGLDYAETLRRWRATFNARRGDVAALGFDATFLRTWNFYLAYCEAGFAAGYIDVSQLVSGRVK, encoded by the coding sequence GTGACCACCGTGCTCTCACCGGTCGCCGACCGGATCGACCCGGGCCGCTGGCCCGACGTCGCGGCCACACCCCGATCCCGTACCCGGGGAGTCGTCGCCGCCGCCGTGTTCCGCCGCATCGTCGAGCGGCTGCCGCTGCGGGTCGCGTACCCGGGAGGGGCGGTGACGGGATCGACCGGGCCGACCATGCGGATCCACCGGCCGCAGGCCTTCTTCGCGCGTCTCGGCGCCGACGGCCTGATCGGTTTCGGCGAGTCCTACCAGGCCGGTGACTGGGACGCGGACGATCTCGTCGGTGTGCTGACCGTCTTCGCGCAGCAGATGGGGACGCTGGTGCCGCCGCGGTTGCAGTGGCTGCGGCGCTTCCACGGCCCGCGGGCACCCCGCGCCGAACGCAACACGGTCGAGGGGTCGCGGCGCAACATCCACCGCCACTACGACCTGTCGAACGACCTCTTCGCGCTCTTCCTGGACGAGTCGATGAGCTACTCCAGCGCGCTCTTCGACCGGAGCCAGGACTTCACCCTCGCCCAGCACCGCAAGATCGACCGCCTGCTGGACGCGACTGGTGTCCGCTCCGGCACCCGCGTCCTCGAGATCGGTACGGGCTGGGGTGAACTCGCGATCCGTGCGGCCCGCCGTGGCGCCCGGGTGCTCAGCGTGACGCTCTCCACCGAGCAGCGGTCCCTCGCGCTGCGCCGGGCGGCCGAGGCCGGTGTGGCCGACCGGGTCGACGTGCGCCTGCGTGACTACCGCGAGATCGAGCCCGTCGCCGGCGGGTACGACGCGATCCTCAGCGTGGAGATGATCGAGGCGGTGGGGGAGGCGTACTGGCCGACGTATGCCGCGACGCTGGAACGCCACCTCGCCCCCGGCGGTTCGGTCGGCCTGCAGACGATCACCATGGCCGACGACCGCCTGGCCGAGACCCGCAACACCTACACCTGGATCCACAAGTACGTGTTCCCGGGCGGCCTCGTCCCGTCGGTGCCCGCGATCGAGGCCGTGCTGGGCCGGGCCGGTCTCGCCGTCCGCGACCGCCTCGACTTCGGGCTCGACTACGCGGAGACGTTGCGCCGCTGGCGGGCCACCTTCAACGCCCGCCGCGGCGATGTGGCCGCGCTCGGCTTCGACGCGACGTTCCTCCGCACCTGGAACTTCTACCTCGCCTACTGCGAGGCCGGTTTTGCCGCCGGATACATCGATGTCTCCCAGCTCGTGTCAGGACGTGTGAAGTGA
- a CDS encoding DUF1365 domain-containing protein, with amino-acid sequence MVKPAVYESTVRHVRVSPLRHAFSYRTYQWLVDLDELPRNRWYASFEARDHVGNPQHSLRRNADEYLAAHGVNLEGGRILLLTNARTAGHVFNPLSVYWCRHRDGSLAAVIAEVHNTYGGRHRYLIEPGQTRVAKEFYVSPFFAVDGSYRMTLPEPDDRLALTVALDRAGGRPFVATVRGRRRSLRTAVLRNPFVTLAVAARIRFQGIRLYLRGLPVHPRPQETP; translated from the coding sequence GTGGTGAAACCCGCGGTCTACGAGAGCACCGTCCGGCACGTGCGCGTGAGCCCGCTGCGGCACGCGTTCAGCTACCGGACCTACCAGTGGCTCGTCGACCTGGACGAGCTGCCGCGCAACCGCTGGTACGCGTCGTTCGAGGCCCGCGATCATGTCGGAAATCCGCAGCACAGCCTCCGCCGCAATGCCGACGAGTACCTCGCCGCACACGGTGTAAACCTCGAGGGCGGCCGGATTTTGCTGCTTACCAACGCCCGGACGGCCGGTCATGTCTTCAACCCGCTCAGCGTCTACTGGTGCCGGCACCGCGACGGCAGTCTCGCCGCGGTCATCGCCGAGGTGCACAACACCTACGGCGGGCGGCACCGCTACCTGATCGAGCCCGGGCAGACGCGCGTCGCCAAGGAGTTCTACGTGTCGCCGTTCTTCGCGGTCGACGGCTCGTACCGGATGACCCTGCCCGAGCCGGACGACCGGCTCGCGCTGACCGTCGCGCTGGACCGGGCCGGTGGGCGGCCGTTCGTCGCCACCGTGCGAGGCCGGCGCCGGTCGCTGCGAACTGCCGTGCTGCGGAACCCGTTCGTGACGCTGGCCGTCGCGGCCCGGATCCGGTTCCAGGGCATCCGCCTCTACCTGCGCGGCCTGCCCGTCCATCCCCGTCCTCAGGAGACGCCGTGA
- a CDS encoding NAD(P)/FAD-dependent oxidoreductase gives MRSVAVIGAGVSGLTAAYVLRDEWDVTLFEADTRLGGHAHTHDVADAGGALAVDSGFIVHNRRTYPLLLRLFAELGVPTQETEMSMSVTCRGCGLEYAGAKGRQGLFVQPPKPRYLATLAQVPVFHRRARALLAGSGNPTLGEFVADGRYTRHFVRHFVVPLVAAVWSCGPEVVADYPARYLFTFLAHHGMLSVTGSPTWRTVSGGSRTYVDLLAKELTTVRAATPVRSVTRSGTGVTVRDDGDDLHSFDAVVVATHADQALALLTDPSDAERRTLGAFRYSSNTTVLHGDESVLPSRENARASWNYELPGCAPDAGPPRVTYDMNRLQRLDAHGRYLVTLNAGDRVREDTVLARMTYDHPIYTPSSVAAQSGLPGLNDGRTAFAGAYHGWGFHEDGCRSGVAAAQSLGVTW, from the coding sequence GTGAGATCCGTAGCTGTCATCGGTGCGGGTGTGTCCGGCCTCACCGCCGCGTACGTCCTGCGTGACGAATGGGACGTCACGCTCTTCGAGGCCGATACGCGCCTCGGCGGACATGCGCACACTCACGACGTCGCCGACGCGGGCGGTGCGCTGGCGGTCGACTCCGGCTTCATCGTGCACAACCGGCGGACGTACCCGCTGCTCCTGCGGCTCTTCGCCGAGCTGGGCGTACCGACGCAGGAGACCGAGATGAGCATGTCGGTGACCTGCCGCGGCTGTGGTCTGGAATATGCCGGGGCCAAGGGCCGGCAGGGGTTGTTCGTGCAGCCACCGAAGCCTCGCTACCTGGCCACGCTCGCCCAGGTCCCGGTCTTTCACCGGCGTGCCCGGGCGCTGCTCGCCGGCTCCGGCAACCCGACGCTGGGGGAGTTCGTCGCGGACGGCCGCTACACGCGGCACTTCGTGCGCCACTTCGTCGTGCCGCTGGTCGCCGCCGTCTGGTCCTGCGGACCCGAGGTGGTCGCGGACTATCCGGCCCGTTACCTGTTCACGTTCCTCGCTCATCACGGCATGCTCAGCGTGACCGGCTCACCGACCTGGCGGACGGTCAGCGGCGGCTCCCGCACGTACGTGGACCTGCTGGCCAAGGAGCTGACCACGGTCCGGGCCGCCACACCCGTACGGTCGGTGACCCGGTCCGGCACGGGTGTCACGGTCCGCGACGACGGGGACGATCTGCACTCCTTCGACGCGGTGGTGGTCGCCACGCACGCCGATCAGGCGCTGGCACTGCTCACCGACCCGAGTGACGCCGAGCGCCGCACGCTGGGGGCGTTCCGCTACTCCAGCAACACCACCGTGCTGCACGGCGACGAGTCCGTGCTGCCGTCGCGGGAGAACGCCCGGGCCAGCTGGAACTACGAGCTGCCGGGCTGCGCGCCGGACGCCGGGCCGCCCCGGGTCACCTACGACATGAACAGGCTCCAGCGCCTCGACGCTCACGGCCGCTACCTGGTCACCCTCAACGCCGGAGACCGCGTACGCGAAGACACGGTCCTCGCCCGCATGACGTACGACCACCCGATCTACACCCCGTCCTCGGTGGCGGCGCAGTCCGGTCTGCCGGGGCTGAACGACGGCCGGACGGCGTTCGCGGGGGCGTACCACGGCTGGGGTTTCCACGAGGACGGCTGCCGCTCGGGCGTCGCCGCGGCGCAGTCGCTGGGTGTGACGTGGTGA